In the Oryza glaberrima chromosome 6, OglaRS2, whole genome shotgun sequence genome, one interval contains:
- the LOC127777911 gene encoding abscisic acid receptor PYL9 has product MEAHVERALREGLTEEERAALEPAVMAHHTFPPSTTTATTAAATCTSLVTQRVAAPVRAVWPIVRSFGNPQRYKHFVRTCALAAGDGASVGSVREVTVVSGLPASTSTERLEMLDDDRHIISFRVVGGQHRLRNYRSVTSVTEFQPPAAGPAPAPPYCVVVESYVVDVPDGNTAEDTRMFTDTVVKLNLQKLAAVAEDSSSASRRRD; this is encoded by the coding sequence ATGGAGGCGCACGTGGAGAGGGCGCTCCGGGAGGGCctgacggaggaggagagggcggcgCTGGAGCCGGCGGTGATGGCGCACCACACGTTCccgccctccaccaccaccgccaccacggcggcggcaacgtgCACGTCGCTGGTGACGCagcgcgtggcggcgccggtgcgcGCGGTGTGGCCCATCGTGCGCAGCTTCGGCAACCCGCAGCGGTACAAGCACTTCGTCCGCACctgcgccctcgccgccggcgacggcgccagcGTCGGCAGCGTCCGCGAGGTCACCGTCGTGTCCGGCCTCCCGGCTTCCACCAGCACCGAGCGCCTCGAGATGCTCGACGACGACCGCCACATCATCAGCttccgcgtcgtcggcggccagCACCGCCTCCGCAACTACCGCTCCGTCACCTCCGTCACCGAGTtccagccgcccgccgccggccccgcccccgccccgccgTACTGCGTCGTCGTCGAGTCATACGTCGTCGACGTCCCTGACGGGAACACGGCGGAGGACACCAGGATGTTCACCGACACCGTCGTCAAGCTCAACCTCCagaagctcgccgccgtcgccgaggactCCTCCTCTGCTTCGCGGCGGCGCGACTAG